The Bacillus sp. Marseille-Q1617 genome has a segment encoding these proteins:
- a CDS encoding GNAT family N-acetyltransferase: protein MNIYQTNDYEKIAVLNEAVQKVHAEAYPGYFKDYRYEEIKGFFKEIISKPNHIFLILEDEVETVGYAWLEIKHYPENPFKKAYKSLLVHQISIEEHVRGKGYGTVFMNEIFRLAADHHLPKVELDYWRDNKMARDFYEKLGFTIFREYVYKDIDSGGKQ from the coding sequence ATGAATATTTATCAGACCAATGATTATGAGAAAATCGCCGTATTAAATGAAGCCGTTCAAAAAGTGCATGCGGAAGCTTATCCCGGCTATTTTAAAGACTATAGATACGAGGAAATCAAGGGATTCTTTAAAGAAATAATCTCTAAGCCTAACCACATCTTCCTTATACTTGAAGATGAAGTTGAGACCGTTGGATATGCATGGCTCGAAATTAAGCATTACCCCGAGAATCCATTTAAGAAAGCGTACAAGTCACTGCTGGTTCATCAAATTAGTATTGAAGAACATGTTCGGGGGAAAGGCTATGGCACGGTTTTCATGAATGAAATTTTCCGTCTCGCAGCTGATCATCATTTACCTAAAGTCGAACTGGACTATTGGCGTGACAATAAAATGGCAAGGGACTTTTATGAAAAGCTGGGATTTACAATCTTCAGGGAATACGTATATAAAGACATCGATTCAGGAGGAAAGCAGTGA
- a CDS encoding putative holin-like toxin, with amino-acid sequence MTTYEALTLMITFSSLIVSIIAIVISNDNKK; translated from the coding sequence GTGACAACGTATGAGGCATTGACGCTAATGATTACATTCAGCTCTTTGATCGTCTCCATCATTGCCATTGTTATTTCGAATGACAATAAGAAATAA
- a CDS encoding CidA/LrgA family protein: protein MLQVIIQIFILCIFYEAGKWIAGFFHLPIPGSIIGMLLLFLLLVTGTIKEKLLMEGANFFLKYFSFYFLPLSVSAVALGPYLHQYGWRLALILVISVVGGFAATSLSVQGFIQMKEKKSYDRSN from the coding sequence ATGCTTCAAGTAATTATTCAGATATTCATACTGTGTATATTCTATGAAGCCGGCAAATGGATTGCTGGATTCTTTCATTTACCGATCCCAGGCAGCATCATTGGAATGCTTTTGCTGTTTCTTCTATTGGTCACGGGAACTATAAAAGAAAAATTATTGATGGAAGGAGCAAACTTCTTTTTAAAATATTTTTCATTTTATTTCTTACCTTTATCCGTGAGTGCGGTTGCTCTTGGACCTTATCTGCATCAATACGGGTGGAGGCTCGCCTTGATTCTGGTCATCAGCGTGGTGGGCGGATTTGCTGCAACCTCCCTGTCGGTTCAGGGATTCATTCAGATGAAGGAGAAAAAGTCTTATGATCGATCTAATTAA
- a CDS encoding DUF4064 domain-containing protein, producing MVKRTGEVVMGIIGIVLSALFSIIGIATNMSMGDPAVMNEMENMMEGDPAMTPEDTSFILGIAETMGWYLIAIGIIASILGLIAVLTIVKNKKPILSGIMFILAALVIGVGTIGFGFIPGLLFLIAGIMAFVRKPKPSETAY from the coding sequence ATGGTTAAAAGAACTGGAGAAGTAGTAATGGGAATCATCGGAATCGTGTTATCCGCTTTGTTCTCCATCATCGGAATCGCAACGAATATGAGCATGGGTGATCCTGCAGTAATGAATGAAATGGAGAATATGATGGAGGGTGATCCCGCGATGACACCTGAGGATACTTCATTTATTTTGGGAATAGCAGAAACCATGGGATGGTATTTAATCGCTATCGGTATCATTGCCTCCATTCTTGGATTGATTGCTGTTCTCACAATTGTGAAAAACAAAAAACCAATCCTTTCAGGAATCATGTTCATTCTAGCTGCCCTTGTGATCGGGGTCGGTACCATAGGATTTGGATTCATTCCTGGTCTCTTATTCTTAATTGCCGGGATCATGGCATTCGTTCGAAAGCCTAAACCGAGTGAAACTGCATATTAA
- a CDS encoding type 1 glutamine amidotransferase domain-containing protein: protein MKKVLMVLTNASKIDDEHETGLWLSEFAEPYSEFKNQGFEVDVASLQGGRIPLDPNSLDDENVETWKGITKELDQTLVLSQLNVNEYSGIFLPGGHGTMFDLPESPDLQQALAHFAENNKAIGAVCHGPAGFVGTKLSNGKWLVDGISLTGFTNEEEQQTGLDSLMPFLLETKLREQGAQFEKSEAWSDHVITDGKFVTGQNPQSSQSTAEAFVKVL, encoded by the coding sequence TTGAAAAAAGTATTAATGGTCTTAACAAATGCAAGTAAAATTGATGATGAACATGAAACAGGGCTGTGGTTATCAGAGTTTGCAGAGCCATACTCCGAGTTTAAAAACCAAGGATTCGAAGTCGACGTAGCAAGCCTTCAAGGAGGAAGAATACCCCTTGACCCCAACAGTCTGGATGATGAAAATGTGGAAACCTGGAAAGGGATAACGAAAGAACTCGACCAAACATTGGTGCTTTCCCAACTAAATGTGAATGAGTACAGCGGCATCTTCCTTCCGGGCGGGCACGGCACGATGTTTGACCTGCCGGAAAGCCCTGACCTGCAGCAAGCACTAGCCCATTTTGCAGAGAATAATAAAGCCATTGGAGCCGTATGTCACGGCCCTGCAGGCTTCGTAGGTACAAAATTATCAAACGGAAAATGGCTGGTGGATGGCATCAGCTTGACAGGCTTCACTAATGAAGAAGAACAGCAGACAGGCCTTGATTCATTAATGCCGTTTTTGTTGGAAACTAAACTGCGTGAACAGGGTGCCCAATTCGAGAAGTCTGAAGCGTGGAGCGACCATGTCATAACGGACGGGAAATTTGTGACCGGCCAAAACCCTCAATCCAGTCAGTCGACAGCAGAAGCATTTGTGAAAGTACTTTAA
- a CDS encoding DUF6376 family protein, with amino-acid sequence MKKFILLLLSVFLLTGCGLLQEANNSLTYVEEMTDYLNEAEQFAHDFPALVEEASADQAAIPRLQERLNEMKTEIEEINDLTPPSLAEDIHTKVEGYNNKALKGIEEAQAQIDKGEVQLSELQNLEIVQTFNQLQEIKGNLENLGQ; translated from the coding sequence ATGAAAAAATTCATCCTGTTACTGTTATCAGTATTCCTTCTTACCGGCTGCGGGTTGTTACAAGAAGCCAATAACAGCTTAACCTATGTAGAAGAAATGACGGATTACTTAAACGAAGCGGAACAATTTGCACATGATTTTCCAGCGTTAGTGGAGGAGGCGTCGGCAGATCAGGCTGCCATTCCCAGACTTCAAGAACGCCTGAATGAGATGAAAACAGAAATAGAGGAAATAAATGATCTGACCCCGCCATCTCTTGCAGAGGATATTCATACAAAAGTGGAGGGGTATAACAATAAAGCACTCAAGGGAATAGAAGAAGCGCAGGCTCAAATCGATAAAGGAGAAGTTCAATTGAGCGAGCTGCAAAATCTTGAAATTGTACAAACCTTTAATCAATTGCAGGAAATCAAAGGGAACCTGGAAAACTTGGGTCAATGA
- a CDS encoding PAS domain S-box protein, translating into MLAASLFKEVFYQSRIPQLVMTVDESKVMVNPAFKEFIGYKDETWKWNSLEEFSHPEDYEIDMGYLQEVIEGKRREYQMEKRFFTRTGELRTGDLHVSLIQDQGVSYVLGQVIDITEKKEIEVKKQKSDEKYRLLAENSSDIINLHEPDGTYIYLSPSIHSIGFSPNELVGTHPYDIIHPEDQTKIEELLSSLNKENNVIQVTYRVKSNSGEYSWFESVLKAIFDPESEEIMHVVSVSRNIEERLMVEEHIKKSEKLAVIGQMAAAVAHEIRNPLTPIKGFLQLCDDKKQYNEEYLQIVVKEISRMEEIITDFLYLAKPQVILKKSLNMEDILHEVITIADTGIKSKNGTITLHAGEQTGNVLGCSNGLKQVFFNIIQNAIDAINLNGRIEIETSSEDGKYIIIVKDNGEGIPKEVFQHLGEPFYSTKEKGTGLGLLISHKIIENNSGKITYESTEGVGTKVKISLPIQNSDAH; encoded by the coding sequence ATGCTGGCAGCCAGTCTTTTTAAAGAGGTGTTCTATCAATCAAGGATCCCCCAGCTAGTGATGACGGTGGATGAGTCGAAGGTAATGGTCAATCCTGCCTTCAAGGAGTTTATCGGTTATAAAGATGAAACCTGGAAGTGGAACTCTCTTGAAGAATTTTCACACCCGGAAGATTACGAGATTGATATGGGGTACTTACAGGAAGTGATAGAAGGGAAGCGCCGGGAATATCAAATGGAGAAGCGCTTTTTTACCCGGACGGGGGAGCTGAGAACAGGAGACTTACATGTATCTCTCATACAAGATCAGGGAGTTTCGTATGTGTTGGGTCAAGTAATCGATATTACCGAAAAGAAGGAAATAGAGGTCAAAAAACAAAAGAGCGATGAGAAATATCGTCTGCTTGCTGAAAATTCATCAGATATTATTAATCTTCACGAACCGGATGGTACCTATATCTATTTATCACCTTCTATTCATTCCATTGGGTTCTCGCCCAATGAGTTAGTGGGGACGCACCCATATGATATTATTCATCCAGAAGATCAGACTAAAATTGAAGAATTATTATCCTCACTAAATAAAGAGAACAATGTTATACAAGTAACGTATAGAGTAAAGAGTAATTCGGGAGAATACAGCTGGTTTGAAAGTGTCCTGAAAGCAATCTTCGATCCTGAGTCAGAGGAAATCATGCACGTTGTTTCTGTATCACGTAATATTGAAGAACGACTGATGGTGGAGGAACACATAAAAAAATCGGAAAAGCTAGCTGTAATCGGACAAATGGCAGCAGCAGTCGCTCACGAAATAAGAAACCCTCTCACTCCCATTAAAGGGTTTCTTCAGTTGTGTGACGATAAAAAACAGTATAATGAAGAATATCTGCAAATCGTAGTGAAAGAAATCAGCAGAATGGAAGAAATCATTACAGACTTTTTATACCTGGCAAAACCTCAGGTCATCTTAAAAAAATCACTGAATATGGAAGACATTCTGCATGAAGTCATAACGATTGCAGACACGGGAATCAAAAGCAAAAACGGGACAATAACCTTGCATGCAGGTGAACAGACCGGGAATGTCCTTGGCTGCTCCAACGGCTTGAAACAGGTATTTTTCAACATCATCCAAAATGCCATTGACGCCATTAACCTAAATGGAAGGATTGAAATTGAAACATCTTCAGAAGATGGGAAGTATATCATCATTGTTAAAGACAATGGAGAAGGCATCCCGAAAGAAGTGTTTCAACATCTGGGGGAACCCTTTTATTCAACAAAAGAAAAGGGAACTGGATTAGGACTTCTGATTTCACACAAAATCATTGAAAACAACAGTGGTAAGATCACGTATGAGTCCACCGAAGGGGTAGGAACAAAAGTAAAGATCAGTCTGCCAATCCAAAACAGCGATGCCCATTAG
- a CDS encoding SDR family oxidoreductase: MDRKIAIVTGANSGFGLLSSIELASREFYVLATMRDIKKADELKKMAKTRGVESYITILPLDVTSEESIEGFKETLNEKYTSVDILLNNAGYALGGFAEEVGINEYREQFETNVFGVMAVTQIVLPFMRDQGNGKIINMSSISGRFGFPGLSPYVSSKHALEGYSESLRLELKPFGIDVFLIEPGSYQTNIWTSGKKVASRSLEKESPYYTYMEKIETELENGQEKLGNPEEIAAIVGDIAAGKVTAFRIPAGRGTKLTILLKAILPWNRVEKMILKKLSM; encoded by the coding sequence GTGGATAGAAAAATTGCAATCGTGACAGGTGCTAATAGCGGTTTTGGATTACTTTCTTCAATTGAACTTGCAAGTCGGGAGTTTTATGTACTTGCAACGATGCGAGATATAAAAAAAGCAGATGAATTAAAAAAAATGGCCAAAACACGTGGTGTGGAATCTTACATAACAATCCTGCCTCTGGATGTTACCTCTGAAGAATCCATCGAAGGTTTTAAAGAAACACTGAACGAAAAGTATACTTCAGTGGATATTCTTTTGAATAATGCAGGATATGCACTTGGAGGATTTGCAGAAGAGGTGGGCATCAATGAATACAGGGAACAATTTGAAACAAATGTATTTGGGGTGATGGCAGTTACTCAAATCGTCTTGCCTTTTATGAGGGATCAAGGGAATGGAAAAATCATCAATATGAGCAGCATCAGCGGCCGTTTCGGCTTTCCGGGTTTAAGTCCATATGTATCTTCTAAACATGCACTTGAAGGATATAGCGAGAGTCTCCGGCTGGAGCTAAAACCGTTTGGCATTGATGTATTTTTAATTGAACCCGGTTCCTATCAAACAAACATTTGGACTTCAGGCAAAAAGGTGGCCTCCAGATCTCTTGAAAAAGAGTCACCCTATTATACCTACATGGAAAAAATTGAAACAGAATTGGAAAACGGCCAGGAAAAGTTAGGGAACCCTGAAGAGATCGCCGCTATCGTAGGTGATATTGCAGCCGGTAAAGTAACTGCATTTAGAATCCCTGCCGGCAGGGGAACCAAATTGACAATTCTGTTAAAAGCCATTCTGCCTTGGAATAGAGTGGAAAAAATGATACTGAAAAAACTCAGCATGTAG
- the map gene encoding type I methionyl aminopeptidase: MIVKTDEELQALKVIGRIVAQIRDELKSQTKPGITTKELDEIAGRMFEENGAISGPKGEYDFPGFTCISVNEEVAHGIPGERVIQEGDLVNIDVSGSKDGYYADTGISFVVGEGDLKLTDLCEAAMKSFEAGLRKAKAGSKLNGIGKAVHNEAKKNGYTVIKNLTGHGVGKSLHEKPDHILNYFDPWDNGLLKEGMVIAFEPFISRRAQNVIEKGDGWTYITPDKSLVAQIEHTIIITKNEPIILTK, encoded by the coding sequence ATGATAGTCAAAACAGATGAAGAATTGCAAGCTTTAAAAGTAATCGGCCGAATCGTCGCGCAAATACGGGATGAATTAAAGTCTCAAACCAAACCTGGTATAACGACGAAAGAGCTCGATGAGATAGCAGGAAGAATGTTTGAAGAAAACGGAGCTATTTCAGGGCCCAAAGGGGAATATGACTTTCCGGGCTTTACGTGCATCAGCGTGAACGAAGAAGTTGCCCACGGGATTCCTGGTGAAAGAGTCATTCAAGAGGGCGACCTTGTGAATATTGATGTGTCAGGATCAAAAGACGGTTACTATGCAGATACCGGTATTTCGTTCGTGGTTGGTGAGGGAGACCTGAAACTTACCGATTTGTGTGAGGCAGCTATGAAATCATTCGAAGCCGGCCTGCGTAAAGCCAAAGCTGGTTCAAAGCTGAACGGGATCGGGAAAGCCGTTCATAATGAAGCAAAGAAAAATGGGTACACCGTTATTAAAAACCTTACCGGACATGGTGTGGGTAAATCACTCCACGAAAAACCGGACCATATCCTGAATTATTTCGATCCCTGGGATAACGGGCTTTTGAAAGAGGGAATGGTCATCGCCTTTGAACCATTTATTTCAAGAAGGGCACAAAACGTAATTGAAAAAGGCGATGGCTGGACATACATCACGCCTGACAAAAGTCTCGTTGCCCAGATTGAACACACCATCATCATCACTAAAAACGAACCAATCATTTTAACAAAATAA
- a CDS encoding NUDIX domain-containing protein produces the protein MNWKGAAALCIQNERLLMVYQGKKDEEKLWSIPSGGLEPNESIGECCKREVWEETGYEVEVGKQVYTKWGSGGEISIEVLYFETSVISGAATIQDPDGLIHGIEWVSLEELRSLPLAFPEDIGMLESYMKKKVTKHTTE, from the coding sequence TTGAATTGGAAAGGGGCTGCGGCTCTCTGCATTCAAAATGAGCGTTTACTCATGGTGTACCAAGGGAAAAAGGATGAAGAGAAACTCTGGTCCATACCTTCGGGAGGATTGGAACCGAATGAATCCATCGGAGAATGCTGTAAGAGGGAAGTTTGGGAAGAAACCGGATACGAAGTAGAAGTCGGTAAACAAGTATATACTAAATGGGGATCTGGTGGAGAAATTTCTATAGAAGTTCTTTATTTTGAGACGTCTGTCATCAGCGGGGCAGCAACTATCCAAGATCCTGATGGATTAATCCATGGAATTGAGTGGGTATCACTTGAAGAGTTGAGAAGCCTTCCGTTGGCATTTCCAGAGGATATCGGTATGTTGGAATCTTATATGAAAAAGAAAGTGACGAAACATACAACAGAGTGA
- a CDS encoding DNA topoisomerase III — protein sequence MKVVIAEKPDQGATLAKPFPHRKKQGYIEVQPNELFPKGAYITWAVGHLFGLQAPEKYDSKWKKWKIDDLPIIPLRFQYELSRAKAKQFTVIKQLLHNNEVTEIIHAGDAGREGELIIRNIVSMARVQKPMKRLWISSLTEKAIVNGFQSLKEEGELRNLYYEAYSRACADWLVGMNASRAYSILLKQQGMSDVFSAGRVQTPTLALIVKREDEIDRFKSEPFWEVKADFQFLDHTYEGTWQKDGESRVQNEELARKIAAFCEDKPAVIKEVKTERKEFSPPMLFNLSSLQATINKMFKFSPKKTLDVLQKLYQKGIVSYPRSDSQYVTRGEAETFPEILNKLKEYGPYSQWIPTPHESLMNNKRYVNDAKVSDHYAIIPTEQVTDPSSLSPDEKKIYDVIIKRFIAAHHDKSIINYTTITTLVDDRAEFISKGKQVLQEGWRKIIVENEKEKEPLLPPVNEKDQGSVNKVSIKEGKTQPPKRYTEGQLITLMKTAGKYIDNDELEKVLKQTEGLGTEATRAGIITMLKDRQYISIQKNIVHPTDKAKVLIRAIGDNVLASAEMTAKWEQRLQQIGKGNASAPEFMEQVKKLSRTLVQNALSEAESWSFGDLDTASIQRTPGKKGKRGSKVSLGTCLKCGGKIIDKGKFYGCANYQKAKCSFTISKTILSKKITATVVKKVLKEGKSDRIDGFKKGDKQFSAYLGWDPQQKKVQFLFDVK from the coding sequence ATGAAAGTTGTGATTGCCGAAAAACCTGATCAAGGTGCAACTTTAGCCAAACCGTTTCCTCATCGGAAAAAACAAGGTTACATAGAAGTACAGCCTAACGAACTTTTTCCAAAAGGGGCTTATATTACTTGGGCGGTCGGCCATCTCTTCGGGCTGCAAGCTCCAGAAAAGTATGATAGCAAATGGAAGAAGTGGAAGATTGATGACCTGCCGATCATTCCACTGCGATTTCAGTATGAGCTGTCAAGAGCGAAAGCTAAGCAGTTCACAGTCATAAAACAACTGCTGCACAACAATGAAGTAACTGAAATCATTCATGCCGGGGATGCAGGGCGGGAAGGGGAATTGATTATCCGGAACATCGTTTCAATGGCCCGTGTCCAAAAACCGATGAAAAGGCTGTGGATTTCATCGCTGACGGAAAAAGCGATCGTTAATGGCTTTCAAAGCTTGAAGGAAGAAGGAGAACTGCGAAATCTATACTATGAAGCATATTCCCGTGCATGCGCCGATTGGCTGGTGGGAATGAATGCTTCCCGGGCATATAGTATTCTACTGAAACAGCAGGGTATGTCGGATGTTTTTTCGGCCGGAAGGGTACAAACCCCAACGCTTGCACTGATTGTCAAGCGGGAGGATGAGATTGATAGATTCAAGAGTGAACCCTTTTGGGAAGTGAAGGCCGATTTTCAATTTCTTGATCACACGTATGAGGGTACATGGCAAAAAGACGGCGAGAGCCGTGTTCAAAATGAAGAACTTGCCAGGAAAATTGCTGCTTTCTGTGAGGATAAGCCTGCAGTCATAAAAGAGGTGAAAACAGAAAGAAAAGAGTTCTCCCCTCCGATGCTATTTAATCTTTCATCCTTGCAGGCGACAATCAATAAGATGTTTAAATTCTCACCAAAGAAAACACTGGATGTCCTCCAGAAGCTTTATCAAAAAGGAATCGTTTCTTATCCGCGATCGGATTCCCAATACGTAACCCGAGGTGAAGCAGAAACATTTCCCGAGATTCTTAACAAATTGAAGGAATACGGGCCTTACAGTCAATGGATACCCACTCCGCATGAGAGCTTGATGAATAATAAACGCTATGTAAACGACGCTAAAGTATCAGATCACTATGCAATCATTCCAACCGAACAGGTTACCGATCCGTCATCCCTTTCTCCGGATGAGAAAAAAATATATGATGTGATCATCAAGCGTTTCATTGCGGCACACCACGATAAATCCATCATAAATTATACGACCATTACGACTCTTGTGGATGACCGTGCAGAATTTATTTCAAAAGGAAAACAGGTTCTTCAAGAGGGCTGGAGAAAGATCATTGTTGAAAACGAGAAAGAAAAGGAACCGCTGCTTCCTCCTGTAAATGAGAAAGACCAAGGCAGTGTGAACAAAGTGAGCATCAAGGAAGGAAAAACCCAGCCTCCTAAAAGGTACACAGAAGGACAGTTGATCACTTTGATGAAGACCGCCGGAAAATATATTGATAATGATGAACTTGAAAAAGTGCTCAAACAGACGGAAGGATTGGGTACTGAAGCAACACGGGCAGGAATCATTACCATGCTTAAAGACCGTCAGTACATAAGCATTCAGAAAAATATTGTCCATCCGACCGATAAAGCTAAAGTGCTTATACGTGCAATTGGTGACAATGTACTGGCTTCAGCCGAAATGACAGCAAAATGGGAGCAGCGCCTTCAGCAGATTGGAAAAGGAAATGCATCCGCACCAGAATTTATGGAACAAGTAAAAAAATTGAGCCGTACACTCGTACAGAACGCCTTGAGTGAAGCGGAATCATGGAGTTTTGGTGACCTTGATACAGCCTCCATTCAGCGGACACCTGGAAAAAAGGGAAAGAGGGGCAGTAAAGTCAGCCTAGGCACCTGCTTAAAATGCGGCGGAAAAATCATAGACAAAGGAAAATTTTACGGCTGCGCCAATTACCAAAAGGCAAAATGCAGCTTTACCATCTCTAAAACAATCCTTTCAAAAAAAATAACAGCAACCGTTGTCAAGAAAGTGTTGAAAGAAGGAAAATCAGATCGCATCGATGGATTTAAAAAAGGGGACAAACAATTTTCAGCTTATCTGGGATGGGATCCCCAACAGAAGAAAGTCCAGTTTTTATTTGATGTAAAATAA
- a CDS encoding Xaa-Pro peptidase family protein gives MKQRLETLKQWLNDENIGAAFINSTENVFYLTNFHTDPHERLMGLFVFPDADPFVVVPGMEARQVKDAGWQYEVIGYSDHENPWNFIQQAIKERGVKGNKLAFEKEVLTYGRSEAFLSIFSNAEVVNAEDKLNEMRVVKDEKEIEIMRRAAKMADFGVEVGVSALREGITEMEVLAKIEYELKKKGIREMSFSTMVLFGEKAGDPHGNPGDRKLQPGDFVLFDLGVVLEGYTSDITRTFAYKSVSDKQREIYDTVLHAELASLEASKPGNRIGDLDQIARDIITEAGYGDHFPHRIGHGLGINVHEFPSMSHLNDGILKKGMTYTIEPGIYVPEIGGVRIEDDVLITENGYETLTKFPKELQIIE, from the coding sequence ATGAAACAGCGATTAGAAACCTTAAAACAATGGTTGAATGATGAGAACATTGGAGCGGCATTTATCAATTCAACCGAAAACGTATTTTATTTGACGAATTTTCACACAGATCCTCATGAACGGCTGATGGGTCTATTCGTATTCCCTGATGCAGATCCCTTTGTGGTAGTTCCGGGAATGGAAGCGCGGCAAGTCAAGGATGCAGGATGGCAATATGAAGTGATCGGTTATTCCGACCATGAAAATCCATGGAATTTTATACAGCAAGCAATAAAAGAGCGTGGAGTGAAAGGGAATAAACTGGCATTTGAAAAAGAAGTCTTAACATATGGGCGCAGTGAAGCGTTTCTATCCATTTTCAGCAATGCCGAGGTGGTAAATGCAGAAGACAAATTAAACGAAATGCGTGTAGTCAAAGATGAAAAAGAAATTGAAATCATGCGCCGGGCGGCTAAGATGGCAGATTTCGGAGTCGAAGTAGGGGTTAGTGCACTTCGGGAAGGCATCACTGAAATGGAAGTACTTGCGAAGATTGAATACGAGCTGAAGAAAAAAGGAATACGTGAAATGTCCTTCTCGACAATGGTATTGTTTGGTGAAAAGGCTGGAGACCCCCACGGAAATCCTGGAGACAGAAAGCTGCAGCCAGGAGACTTTGTGCTGTTTGATCTCGGAGTCGTCCTTGAAGGATACACATCAGATATCACACGGACATTTGCTTATAAATCAGTTTCTGATAAGCAAAGGGAAATCTACGATACTGTTCTTCATGCAGAGCTTGCATCACTTGAAGCAAGCAAGCCAGGCAACCGTATAGGAGACCTGGATCAAATCGCCCGTGATATCATCACTGAAGCAGGGTATGGAGATCACTTCCCTCACAGGATTGGTCACGGACTCGGAATCAATGTCCATGAATTCCCATCGATGAGTCATTTAAATGACGGCATTCTAAAAAAAGGGATGACCTATACGATCGAGCCGGGCATTTATGTTCCTGAAATCGGAGGAGTCAGAATAGAGGATGATGTACTCATTACGGAAAATGGGTATGAAACTTTGACAAAATTCCCAAAAGAACTTCAGATTATCGAGTAA
- a CDS encoding LrgB family protein, producing MIDLINGMAAIGITVLYFILSIKIHRLWSSPLTIPIFLSSAALILTLFILDIPYDKYAEGTAVITYLLGPATVALAYPLYQFRKLLAKHWQPIISGIITGSGVSMVISYCLMVILDIPAEFNRSFLVKTITTPVAVEIGKLIDGKIEVIPAVVILTGIFGAMFLPYLLKALNISHPIAKGLPFGVISHGIGTAQALKEGEEEGAISGAAMALTAVILSFFIPLIFLIV from the coding sequence ATGATCGATCTAATTAACGGAATGGCAGCGATAGGAATAACAGTTCTTTACTTTATTCTTTCAATAAAGATCCATCGGCTCTGGTCCAGTCCGTTGACGATTCCCATTTTTCTCAGCTCGGCGGCTCTTATTCTTACATTATTCATTCTTGATATACCGTACGACAAGTATGCTGAAGGGACTGCAGTCATTACCTATTTACTCGGTCCGGCCACCGTTGCGCTGGCGTATCCCTTATATCAGTTCAGGAAACTTCTTGCTAAGCATTGGCAGCCAATCATATCTGGTATCATAACAGGAAGCGGAGTATCCATGGTTATCTCTTATTGTCTCATGGTCATCTTGGATATACCTGCAGAATTCAATAGATCGTTCCTTGTAAAAACAATTACGACCCCGGTAGCAGTGGAAATAGGGAAACTTATAGATGGAAAGATTGAAGTGATTCCGGCTGTAGTGATTCTTACAGGGATATTCGGAGCTATGTTCCTGCCGTATCTTCTCAAAGCGCTGAACATCTCTCACCCGATTGCAAAGGGACTTCCTTTCGGCGTCATCTCGCATGGAATTGGCACCGCCCAGGCGCTTAAAGAGGGAGAAGAGGAAGGAGCGATAAGCGGAGCCGCAATGGCGTTAACAGCAGTAATTCTGTCTTTTTTTATCCCGCTCATATTCCTGATCGTGTGA